The proteins below are encoded in one region of Opisthocomus hoazin isolate bOpiHoa1 chromosome 26, bOpiHoa1.hap1, whole genome shotgun sequence:
- the SNX11 gene encoding sorting nexin-11: MLENREEELTTVRVQDPRVQNEGSWNSYVDYKIFLHTNSKAFTAKTSCVRRRYREFVWLRRQLQKNAGLVPVPELPGKSTFFVGSTDEFVEKRRQGLQQFLEKVVQNVVLLSDSRLHLFLQSQLSVPEIEACVQGQGSQTVTEAILHYAMSNCGWAQEEENRPALLPGGDLRGSCAGLGSPQGPSCLETFPYWSDFGTDDTHSDSLDEPAEPLGGRREMQ, from the exons ATGTTGGAGAACCGAGAGGAA GAGCTGACCACGGTGCGTGTCCAGGACCCGCGGGTGCAGAACGAAGGCTCCTGGAACTCCTATGTGGATTATAAAATCTTCCTCCAC ACCAACAGCAAGGCCTTCACTGCCAAGACCTCATGTGTGCGGCGCCGGTACCGTGAATTCGTGTGGCTGAGGAGGCAGCTCCAGAAGAATGCTGGCTTGGT GCCTGTCCCAGAGCTGCCTGGGAAATCCACCTTCTTCGTGGGCAGCACGGATGAGTTTGTCGAGAAGCGGAGACAGGGgctgcagcagttcctggagAA GGTTGTGCAGAACGTGGTCCTGCTCTCCGACAGCCGGCTGCACCTTTTCCTGCAGAGCCAGCTCTCGGTCCCCGAGATAGAGGCGTGTGTGCAAGGCCAGGGCTCGCAGACGGTGACAGAAGCCATCCTGCACTACGCCATGTCCAACTGCGGCTGGGCGCAGGAGGAGGAGAATCgccccgcgctgctgccgggAGGGGACCTGCGTGGCAG CTGTGCCGGCCTGGGAAGCCCGCAGGGTCCAAGCTGCCTAGAGACCTTCCCGTACTGGAGCGACTTCGGCACGGACGACACGCACTCGGACAGCCTGGATGAGCCGGCTGAGCCCTTGGGCGGACGGCGTGAGATGCAGTGA